The following coding sequences are from one Bacteroidales bacterium window:
- a CDS encoding PEP/pyruvate-binding domain-containing protein: MVEPESNKGGINAVITRIISILEDQQPLNIRLLAICNVLPEAFHYPQDVSVKIVYDNEEIIGNNFKESVKTEKYPFATPDCITGFIELHLTGNYIGKNENKIPRYTDHLGMIASMLSWNIASTKFSRMWTDKTQQEHVFNELLAQNTERLKELRGINQTSQILREGRSISESLKYICSILPEAYQYPEYTRVRIRYENMVFVSRDFRESPIKQQQEFDIPNGSKGLIEVFYLKEFPESDEGPFLKEERNLLSNLAALISGSATRDILNNVLYEHRERLKELHAINHTSYIISQGKSIDETLQKICYVLPRSWQYPRYTAVRITYDGHIYESRQFRDTPWVQREKFVTFDNRQGFIEVFYLKEFPPSFEGPFMKEERQLIINLGKLVSGYIDSSKGKEIYIRNHQNISPAPNAGDYRLSLVKNKRPLQLFFNQQSLDKYIYLDMMKYKVKEILFVATLYDAFILENEDSFFEQFMGIIYQYSLFSLPRITGVSAIEDALELIDATRFDIAIIMAGIDRDAAFKMSDQIRNKKPELPVYLLLNQQSNLKYFEEAAPTMLSVKKLFVWNGNSQIFFAIVKSIEDEANVENDTRIGLVRIILLVEDSPGYYSKYLQMLYSIVFGQVQQVLPEVEKNELDKISKMRSRPKILHARTYEDAMFIFNKYRDYMLCVISDVEFESEGRLDKSAGIRFIRYIKSHILNLPIILQSSEPANEQWARSLNVAFINKNSDTLLADLRNFLTYYLGFGDFVFRNREGKPIAVARSLREFESLLFEIPDETFYLHAQENQFSLWLMARGEIELAHILNPMKIGDYKHVKESRRQFQETFRNYRSEKKKGKVLSFDETAVMSEQNIVSFAGGSFGGKGRGLAFINALVYNIDFGSVTDRINIRTPITAIIGTEEFDYFIEMNSLFEIIIKPDITYVRIREAFVNARLSQALIKKLEFFVEQISRPIAVRSSSLSEDSLTQPFAGVFDTYIIPNDRKNKQKVLENLMQAIKLVFSSVYSDNSKIYFSAIHHKVEDEKMAIVLQELVGNQYDNYYYPHISGIAQSCNFYPVAHMKPDEGFAVIAAGLGSYVVDGWRSFRFSPRYPKLEMYTTRDLLNSSQVKFYALNTEKNEVDYVKDGELASLELLDISVAESHGTLSHCASVYHADNDRIEPGLDSPGPRIIDFADILKYDYIPLAETIDIMLATIEDAFGCPVEIEYAVDLNKIKNGLPSFYLLQIKPLVANQMNYSIDLSEIDPSDVLLYSESSLGNGEIKTVSDIVYVDTQNFDKLKTRDIALEVEKINQTLIKEKRDYMLIGPGRWGTRDPFLGIPVVWSQISNAKVIVEVSLANFPLDSSLGSHFFHNVTSMNIGYFSVSETIPGSYIKWEMLDKYKPVNETRYLKHIRFDNPVKIMMNGRKRTSAVILNS; the protein is encoded by the coding sequence ATGGTAGAGCCCGAAAGTAATAAAGGCGGGATAAATGCGGTAATAACAAGAATCATAAGTATCCTGGAAGACCAGCAGCCATTAAACATAAGGTTGCTGGCTATTTGCAATGTATTGCCGGAAGCTTTCCATTATCCACAGGATGTTTCGGTGAAAATAGTTTATGATAACGAAGAGATTATCGGTAATAATTTTAAAGAATCGGTAAAAACCGAAAAGTACCCCTTTGCAACACCTGATTGCATAACCGGATTCATTGAATTACATCTTACGGGAAATTACATCGGGAAGAATGAAAACAAAATTCCAAGGTATACCGATCACCTGGGAATGATCGCCTCCATGTTGAGCTGGAACATCGCATCAACAAAGTTTAGCCGGATGTGGACGGATAAAACACAGCAGGAGCATGTATTTAATGAACTCCTGGCTCAAAATACAGAACGGCTTAAAGAACTGAGGGGAATTAACCAGACATCGCAAATCCTTCGAGAAGGCCGCTCCATAAGTGAATCGCTTAAATATATTTGTTCGATTCTTCCTGAGGCATACCAGTATCCTGAGTATACAAGGGTACGTATCCGGTATGAAAACATGGTTTTCGTAAGTCGTGATTTCAGGGAATCACCCATAAAGCAGCAGCAGGAATTCGATATTCCCAATGGGAGTAAAGGTCTTATAGAAGTATTCTACCTGAAGGAATTTCCTGAATCGGATGAAGGGCCGTTTCTGAAAGAAGAAAGAAATTTACTCAGCAATCTGGCTGCTCTCATTTCAGGTTCGGCAACCCGTGATATCTTAAACAATGTCCTGTATGAGCACCGTGAAAGACTAAAGGAGCTTCATGCCATTAATCATACGTCGTATATCATATCACAGGGCAAATCGATTGACGAAACCCTGCAGAAGATTTGCTATGTTTTACCCCGTTCATGGCAATATCCCAGGTATACGGCTGTGCGTATAACCTATGACGGTCACATATATGAAAGCCGTCAATTCCGCGATACTCCCTGGGTACAACGGGAGAAATTCGTAACTTTTGATAACCGCCAGGGTTTTATAGAAGTATTTTACCTGAAAGAGTTTCCGCCCTCATTTGAAGGTCCATTTATGAAGGAGGAACGCCAACTGATCATCAACCTGGGAAAACTCGTCAGCGGATACATCGACAGTTCAAAGGGGAAGGAAATTTATATCCGGAATCACCAGAATATTTCGCCCGCTCCCAACGCAGGCGATTACAGACTATCACTTGTAAAGAATAAACGGCCCCTGCAACTTTTCTTTAACCAGCAGTCGCTCGATAAATACATTTACCTTGATATGATGAAATACAAGGTAAAGGAAATCCTGTTTGTAGCCACACTCTATGACGCCTTTATCCTTGAAAATGAGGATAGCTTTTTTGAGCAGTTCATGGGGATCATTTACCAGTACAGTCTGTTTTCACTGCCCCGCATTACCGGTGTTTCAGCCATTGAAGATGCTCTTGAACTCATTGATGCAACCCGTTTTGATATCGCCATTATCATGGCAGGAATTGACAGGGATGCGGCATTTAAAATGAGTGACCAGATCAGGAATAAAAAACCGGAACTTCCGGTATACCTGTTGCTTAACCAGCAAAGCAACCTGAAATATTTTGAGGAAGCGGCTCCTACCATGTTATCGGTAAAGAAACTATTTGTCTGGAACGGGAATTCGCAAATCTTTTTTGCCATAGTGAAATCAATTGAAGATGAAGCCAATGTTGAAAATGATACCCGGATAGGTCTTGTAAGGATTATTCTCCTGGTGGAGGATTCACCGGGATATTATTCAAAATACCTGCAAATGCTTTATTCAATTGTTTTCGGACAGGTGCAGCAGGTATTGCCTGAAGTGGAAAAGAATGAACTGGACAAGATCAGTAAAATGCGTTCAAGGCCTAAAATATTACATGCCCGGACGTATGAGGATGCTATGTTCATTTTCAATAAATACAGGGATTATATGCTTTGCGTAATCTCTGATGTCGAATTTGAAAGTGAAGGAAGGCTCGATAAAAGTGCCGGTATCCGGTTTATCCGGTATATTAAATCGCATATTCTCAACCTTCCTATTATTCTACAGTCCTCAGAGCCCGCTAATGAACAATGGGCAAGAAGCCTGAATGTTGCTTTTATAAATAAGAACTCAGATACTCTGCTTGCCGACCTCCGTAATTTTCTCACCTATTACCTTGGATTCGGTGATTTTGTCTTCCGCAACCGTGAGGGGAAACCCATTGCAGTGGCCCGGTCATTGCGCGAATTTGAATCGCTGTTATTTGAAATTCCCGATGAAACTTTTTACCTCCATGCCCAGGAAAACCAGTTCTCACTTTGGCTGATGGCCCGCGGTGAAATAGAACTGGCGCATATCCTGAATCCCATGAAAATTGGCGATTACAAGCATGTTAAGGAATCACGCAGGCAGTTCCAGGAAACATTCCGCAATTACCGCTCTGAAAAGAAGAAAGGCAAAGTCCTTTCTTTTGATGAGACTGCCGTTATGAGTGAACAGAACATAGTTTCGTTTGCCGGAGGATCATTCGGCGGAAAAGGACGCGGCCTTGCTTTTATCAATGCCCTTGTATACAATATCGATTTTGGCAGTGTGACCGACAGGATAAACATCCGGACACCCATCACAGCTATAATAGGTACTGAAGAGTTTGATTATTTCATAGAGATGAACAGCTTGTTTGAAATCATCATTAAACCTGACATTACGTATGTCCGCATCAGGGAAGCGTTTGTTAATGCAAGACTTTCACAGGCTCTCATTAAAAAGCTTGAATTTTTTGTAGAACAGATATCAAGACCCATTGCCGTGAGGTCGTCAAGCCTGTCGGAGGATTCGCTCACCCAGCCTTTTGCCGGCGTGTTTGATACCTATATTATTCCAAATGACAGGAAAAATAAACAAAAGGTCCTGGAGAACCTGATGCAGGCCATCAAGCTGGTTTTTTCATCTGTCTATTCCGATAACTCAAAAATCTATTTCTCGGCCATCCATCATAAGGTGGAGGATGAGAAAATGGCCATTGTGCTCCAGGAACTGGTAGGCAATCAGTATGACAACTATTACTACCCGCATATCAGCGGCATTGCCCAGTCATGCAATTTTTACCCCGTAGCCCATATGAAGCCCGATGAAGGATTTGCTGTCATAGCGGCCGGACTGGGTTCCTATGTTGTAGATGGTTGGCGTTCATTCAGGTTTTCACCGCGTTATCCGAAACTTGAAATGTATACAACACGCGACCTGCTGAACAGCTCCCAGGTAAAATTCTATGCATTGAATACCGAGAAAAATGAGGTGGATTATGTAAAAGACGGCGAACTGGCATCACTGGAGCTGCTTGATATATCGGTAGCTGAAAGTCATGGAACTCTCTCGCACTGTGCATCGGTATATCATGCCGACAATGACAGGATCGAACCCGGATTGGATTCTCCCGGGCCGCGGATAATTGATTTTGCCGATATACTCAAGTATGACTATATTCCTCTTGCTGAAACCATCGACATTATGCTGGCTACCATTGAGGATGCCTTCGGATGTCCGGTTGAGATCGAGTATGCGGTGGATCTTAACAAGATTAAGAACGGGTTGCCTTCTTTCTATCTCCTGCAGATAAAGCCACTGGTTGCCAATCAGATGAATTACAGTATTGATTTGTCAGAAATTGATCCTTCGGATGTATTGCTGTATTCTGAATCAAGCCTTGGAAACGGGGAGATAAAAACTGTAAGCGACATAGTTTACGTGGATACCCAAAATTTTGATAAGCTGAAAACACGTGATATTGCCCTTGAAGTGGAAAAGATCAATCAAACATTGATAAAAGAAAAACGCGATTATATGCTCATTGGACCAGGTCGTTGGGGAACCAGGGATCCTTTCCTTGGAATTCCTGTTGTATGGTCACAGATTTCCAATGCCAAAGTGATTGTGGAAGTGAGTCTTGCCAATTTTCCGCTCGACTCGTCGCTTGGATCGCACTTCTTCCACAATGTCACTTCAATGAATATCGGTTATTTTTCTGTTTCTGAAACCATACCGGGGAGTTATATCAAATGGGAAATGCTGGATAAATACAAACCGGTGAACGAAACACGCTATTTAAAGCATATCCGTTTTGACAACCCGGTAAAGATCATGATGAATGGCCGCAAAAGGACATCGGCTGTCATACTCAACTCATAG
- a CDS encoding putative Ig domain-containing protein encodes MKLSTNLIRSALLLILFCAGSLGVSAQTCPAGLVGYWKMDETAGTNLNEEVNGHDATRNSTTGPVSGIIGNSQRFSYTCNESETAYTTWEYATVPVSSALNPPTNASFTISYWCRFGLEETDMQLGYQDHVMISKGDWAWGNYGGVILSGCNGSGHISFVIRDNAGHGYDPETPGSYDDAEWHHVALVYDYANHAMWMYIDKEKQIGNGERTGVVFSGSFGDTQPWHFGSLDLNGVRNFFYKGDLDEVAFFNRALSSSEIEAIYDNGLVGVGICSVANVAPSIISTQVTNAVVGEAYSYDVNATGTPSSITYSLTTAPSGMAINSSTGLITWTPSSVGSFNVAVKASNGVNPDATQSFTITVTGSNPAFISTPVTTAGLGELYQYTAHASGTQLGMTYSLITKPDGMTINSTTGLISWTPNTAGDFDVLVHASNGIDPAADQPFTITVSGVPPTITTSPVTSAFVNVTYYYHAQASGTSIGMTYSLTQKPAGMTINSATGLITWVPSALGDFDVEVVADNGINPSYSQPYTISVVEPTNCPDGIISLHRLDEAAGPGYADFYDEHNATATNSPTSTTGIIDQAQLFGANTGIDIPDNGTEFDWLPSGSFSFEGWIKTSNTSAMVMVARNRTDYTGAARWYVGTDASGHATFELRDNGGPNRVLSGTSVITDGVWHHIVAVRDGDADQNVIYVDGVKENYASYSYVHSFKADNPLAVTIGYMKGAADEMHFIGTIDEIATYDRALGESEVATFYNDGIPSGHCRGTDNAPYFTTDPSTSINEDSPYTYNATVSDPDAGDVLSISTVAKPAWLSFSYVAGSKNCSLSGTPTNSNVGENDVILRVTDGTMSRDQIFRIVVVNVNDAPVITSTHATTVNEGSPYSYTLTVTDVDAGDVITMTKMTLPAWLTFAWTAGSKTATITGTPDDANVGSNSIDIRISDGTTTIHENYTLTVNNVNDVPVITGQSTKSVNEDNSFTVLKDDLTISDPDNPSSDITISVSAGTNYTFSGNTVTPATNFNGQLNVNVVAHDLAANSQTYQMAVTVNPVNDAPVITGQSSVEVNKNGSINILKSYLTISDVDNNASDISITVQSGSNYTFSGNVVTPANNYTGQLTVNVVANDLSSSGSSYGMIVSVVSSGNEPPSITGQSALSVNEDESITILKEDLTITDPDNPSSDITIAVQDGSNYTHTGNIVTPSANFNGQLTVNVIASDLDNNSAVHGVTVTVVAVNDQPVVTNQPSLSVTAGTLYAYIFAATDVESQSLTKTAILIPGWLSFDPGTGILSGVPQNSDAGANLVTLRVSDGSASVDLSFTITVSPSTPVDEVSDVVTGLYPSPASDVVNIRFNNLSEETMIEIISTTGSVVYTGKVAAHTDVTTINVQGINPGMYLCHIRNNKMNEIQRFMIAR; translated from the coding sequence ATGAAACTATCAACAAATCTTATCAGATCTGCTCTTTTACTTATTCTGTTTTGTGCCGGTTCTCTTGGAGTGTCTGCACAAACTTGTCCTGCCGGCCTGGTAGGATACTGGAAAATGGATGAAACCGCCGGGACCAATCTTAATGAAGAAGTCAATGGTCACGATGCCACGAGAAATTCAACTACAGGTCCGGTAAGCGGAATAATCGGTAACAGTCAAAGGTTTTCCTATACCTGCAATGAATCGGAAACTGCTTATACAACTTGGGAATATGCAACAGTTCCTGTTTCTTCGGCTTTAAACCCTCCGACAAATGCCAGTTTTACAATATCATACTGGTGCAGGTTCGGGCTTGAGGAGACTGATATGCAACTTGGCTACCAGGATCATGTTATGATAAGCAAAGGCGACTGGGCCTGGGGAAATTATGGTGGCGTCATCCTTTCGGGATGCAATGGTTCAGGTCATATAAGTTTCGTTATCAGGGATAATGCCGGTCACGGATACGATCCTGAAACTCCCGGTAGCTATGATGACGCCGAATGGCATCATGTGGCTCTTGTTTACGATTATGCCAACCATGCAATGTGGATGTACATTGACAAAGAAAAGCAAATCGGCAACGGCGAGAGAACCGGAGTCGTTTTTTCAGGAAGTTTTGGAGACACCCAACCATGGCATTTCGGTTCATTGGATCTTAATGGTGTCCGGAATTTCTTTTATAAAGGTGACCTGGATGAAGTTGCTTTTTTCAACAGAGCTCTTAGTTCAAGTGAAATAGAGGCTATCTATGATAATGGACTTGTCGGTGTGGGTATTTGCTCTGTTGCTAACGTAGCTCCTTCTATCATTTCAACACAGGTAACCAATGCTGTGGTCGGTGAGGCTTATTCTTATGATGTAAACGCAACAGGAACGCCATCTTCCATAACTTATTCATTAACAACAGCTCCTTCAGGAATGGCTATCAATTCCTCAACCGGTCTGATTACATGGACCCCTTCATCTGTCGGAAGCTTCAATGTTGCTGTTAAAGCATCAAACGGTGTGAATCCGGATGCTACACAATCTTTTACAATTACTGTAACCGGTTCAAATCCTGCATTCATATCCACGCCGGTCACAACAGCCGGCCTTGGTGAACTTTACCAGTATACGGCACATGCCAGCGGCACTCAGTTAGGAATGACCTATTCACTTATTACCAAACCGGACGGCATGACAATAAACAGCACCACAGGATTGATTTCCTGGACACCTAATACCGCCGGTGATTTTGATGTATTGGTCCATGCCAGCAACGGTATTGATCCTGCTGCTGATCAGCCGTTCACGATAACAGTGAGCGGAGTACCACCGACTATAACAACTTCTCCTGTGACTTCCGCATTTGTGAATGTTACCTATTATTATCATGCACAGGCTAGCGGTACCAGCATCGGTATGACCTATTCACTGACACAGAAACCGGCAGGTATGACAATCAATTCAGCTACCGGACTTATTACATGGGTTCCTTCGGCATTGGGAGATTTTGATGTGGAAGTAGTAGCCGATAACGGCATTAATCCATCATACAGTCAGCCTTATACCATTTCAGTAGTTGAGCCTACGAATTGCCCTGACGGAATTATTTCACTCCACCGACTCGATGAAGCTGCCGGACCTGGCTACGCTGATTTCTATGATGAGCACAACGCCACAGCAACCAATTCGCCAACCTCCACAACCGGTATAATCGACCAGGCTCAGCTTTTCGGCGCCAATACAGGTATTGATATTCCGGATAACGGAACCGAATTCGACTGGCTTCCTTCAGGTAGCTTCTCTTTTGAAGGATGGATTAAAACTTCCAATACTTCTGCAATGGTTATGGTTGCAAGGAACAGGACCGATTATACAGGAGCAGCCCGCTGGTATGTGGGAACAGATGCAAGCGGCCATGCTACATTTGAACTCAGGGATAACGGCGGTCCCAATCGCGTTTTATCCGGTACTTCAGTTATTACCGATGGTGTATGGCACCATATCGTAGCCGTAAGAGACGGTGATGCCGATCAGAATGTGATCTACGTTGACGGGGTGAAGGAAAACTATGCTTCCTACAGCTATGTCCATTCATTTAAAGCCGACAATCCATTGGCTGTTACAATTGGCTATATGAAAGGTGCCGCCGATGAAATGCATTTCATCGGAACAATTGATGAAATCGCAACCTATGACAGGGCACTTGGCGAATCAGAAGTAGCTACTTTCTATAATGACGGTATACCTTCTGGTCATTGCCGTGGTACGGACAACGCTCCTTATTTTACCACTGACCCGTCAACCAGTATAAATGAAGATTCACCATACACATATAACGCCACAGTAAGTGATCCTGATGCCGGTGATGTACTTTCAATAAGTACGGTTGCCAAACCGGCATGGTTATCATTCTCCTATGTTGCCGGAAGTAAGAATTGCTCGCTTTCAGGCACTCCTACCAATTCAAATGTAGGTGAAAACGACGTGATCCTTCGCGTCACTGACGGAACCATGAGTCGTGACCAGATTTTCAGGATTGTTGTGGTTAACGTAAACGATGCCCCGGTTATTACATCAACTCATGCAACCACTGTAAATGAAGGCTCACCATATTCTTATACACTTACTGTAACCGATGTGGATGCCGGTGATGTAATCACAATGACCAAAATGACTTTGCCTGCATGGCTTACCTTTGCATGGACTGCCGGATCGAAAACGGCAACAATCACCGGAACACCCGATGATGCCAATGTAGGATCCAATTCAATTGATATCCGGATTTCCGACGGCACTACCACCATCCACGAGAATTATACGCTTACGGTGAACAATGTGAATGATGTTCCTGTGATTACAGGACAAAGCACCAAGAGTGTGAATGAGGATAATTCATTTACTGTTCTGAAAGATGACCTAACCATTTCGGATCCTGATAATCCTTCATCCGATATCACCATCTCGGTTTCAGCCGGTACCAATTATACTTTCAGTGGCAATACGGTTACTCCTGCAACCAACTTCAATGGTCAACTCAATGTAAATGTAGTTGCCCATGATCTTGCTGCCAACAGCCAGACATACCAGATGGCAGTAACTGTTAACCCGGTTAACGATGCCCCGGTTATTACAGGCCAGTCCTCAGTTGAGGTGAACAAGAATGGAAGCATCAACATTCTTAAATCCTATCTGACCATTTCAGATGTCGATAACAATGCTTCAGATATCAGCATTACGGTTCAGTCAGGCAGCAATTATACATTCAGCGGAAATGTGGTAACTCCGGCAAATAATTACACCGGTCAGCTTACTGTGAATGTGGTTGCCAATGACCTTTCCTCTTCAGGTTCAAGCTACGGCATGATTGTTTCTGTTGTTTCTTCAGGAAATGAACCTCCTTCAATTACCGGTCAGAGCGCTCTTTCAGTTAATGAAGATGAGAGCATAACTATTCTTAAGGAAGACCTTACGATCACAGATCCGGATAATCCTTCATCCGATATTACAATCGCAGTTCAGGATGGATCGAATTATACCCATACCGGTAACATCGTAACGCCTTCAGCAAATTTCAATGGACAACTTACAGTGAATGTGATTGCAAGCGATCTCGATAATAACAGTGCTGTTCATGGAGTTACTGTGACTGTTGTTGCTGTGAACGACCAGCCGGTTGTTACCAATCAGCCTTCACTCAGTGTTACAGCCGGTACATTGTATGCATACATATTTGCTGCAACCGATGTTGAAAGCCAGAGTCTGACCAAAACAGCTATTCTGATACCAGGTTGGTTGTCATTTGACCCGGGAACAGGTATCCTTTCAGGTGTACCCCAGAATTCTGATGCAGGTGCCAATTTGGTGACTTTAAGGGTTTCTGATGGAAGTGCATCCGTGGACCTTTCATTTACAATAACTGTAAGTCCTTCCACTCCTGTAGATGAAGTCAGCGACGTGGTTACCGGATTATATCCTTCACCAGCAAGTGATGTAGTCAATATCCGGTTCAACAACCTTTCTGAAGAAACAATGATTGAAATTATTAGCACGACAGGCTCGGTTGTATACACCGGCAAGGTAGCTGCACATACCGACGTCACGACTATAAATGTTCAGGGTATCAATCCCGGCATGTATCTCTGTCATATCCGCAACAACAAAATGAACGAGATACAGCGTTTCATGATTGCCAGATAG
- a CDS encoding sulfide/dihydroorotate dehydrogenase-like FAD/NAD-binding protein has translation MNHIVAKEFLSPNVVQLEIESPLIAAKRRAGHFVIIKIGVEGERIPLTIAKADTKKGTITLIVQKVGLTSHKVAALNVGDEVTDVVGPLGNPTHIEKLGTVLCAGGGVGIAPLLPIAEAFHNAGNRVISVLAAKNKELLILENEMRKHSDETIIMTDDGSYGNKGLITAGMEEVFKSQPVDLCVTIGPAIMMKYASLVAKKYNIPSMASLNAIMVDGTGMCGACRVSVGGKIKFVCVDGPEFDAYQVDFDELLMRLGGYRKEEAEDYKNELAG, from the coding sequence ATGAACCATATTGTTGCTAAGGAATTTCTTTCTCCCAATGTCGTTCAGCTTGAGATTGAATCACCGTTGATTGCTGCCAAAAGAAGAGCCGGGCATTTTGTAATTATAAAAATCGGTGTGGAAGGGGAACGGATTCCGCTTACAATAGCCAAAGCGGATACAAAAAAGGGTACGATAACCCTGATTGTGCAGAAAGTAGGCCTGACAAGCCATAAGGTTGCTGCGCTCAATGTGGGTGACGAGGTGACTGATGTGGTGGGACCACTGGGAAATCCGACACATATTGAAAAATTGGGCACCGTCTTGTGTGCTGGAGGCGGAGTGGGAATTGCTCCCTTATTGCCTATTGCTGAAGCTTTTCATAATGCCGGGAACCGGGTTATCAGTGTCCTTGCAGCCAAAAACAAGGAATTGCTGATTCTTGAGAATGAAATGCGCAAGCATTCCGATGAAACCATTATCATGACTGACGATGGTAGTTACGGTAATAAGGGATTAATCACGGCAGGCATGGAAGAAGTGTTTAAATCTCAGCCGGTCGATTTATGTGTCACTATCGGTCCGGCCATTATGATGAAATATGCCAGCCTTGTTGCTAAAAAATATAATATTCCTTCAATGGCCAGCCTTAATGCCATTATGGTCGACGGCACGGGCATGTGCGGTGCATGCAGGGTTAGCGTGGGAGGTAAGATAAAATTTGTATGCGTGGATGGCCCTGAATTCGATGCATACCAGGTAGATTTTGATGAATTACTCATGCGTCTCGGCGGTTACAGGAAGGAAGAAGCCGAAGACTATAAAAATGAACTTGCCGGATAA
- the gltA gene encoding NADPH-dependent glutamate synthase: MTQPNEDKPRDQQWRKDLKKSMTAKERTLIERVRMPEVEPSERIRSNVEVNQGISAEMALVEAKRCLDCPDPQCIKGCPVNVDIPGFIKYVEAGDFIKAAETIKKDNAFPSVCGRVCPQETQCEARCMLADKLNKEAVAIGYLERFVADYARESENVSQPLKAESNGIKVAVIGSGPAGLAAAGDLAKMGYEVTVFEALHEFGGVLKYGIPEFRLPNTIIDKEIETLKLMGVTFMKNIIAGRTISFDDLKNDGFRAFFIGSGAGLPNFMNIPGENFNGVLSSNEYLTRVNLMGAARKGFDTPVFMGKKVAVIGGGNTAMDSVRTAKRLGAEKAMIIYRRSFNEMPARKEEIRHAIEEGIEFLNLHTPVEYFADETGHVNRIKLQRMDLSEPDESGRRKPVPVPGSEYEIEADMVIVSVGVSPNPLIPQSLPSLKVSRHGTILVDDSHMLSSIDGMYAGGDIVRGGATVILAMGDGRRAAQGIHEYLSGKS, encoded by the coding sequence ATGACACAACCTAACGAAGATAAGCCAAGAGATCAGCAGTGGAGGAAGGATCTTAAAAAATCGATGACTGCCAAAGAACGGACCCTGATTGAAAGAGTCAGGATGCCCGAGGTGGAACCCTCTGAAAGAATCAGGAGTAATGTAGAAGTCAACCAGGGGATATCAGCGGAAATGGCTCTCGTTGAGGCAAAACGATGTCTCGATTGTCCTGATCCCCAGTGCATCAAGGGTTGTCCGGTAAACGTAGATATACCCGGTTTTATCAAGTACGTTGAAGCCGGTGATTTTATTAAAGCGGCCGAAACAATTAAAAAGGATAATGCATTTCCCTCTGTGTGCGGCCGTGTTTGTCCGCAGGAAACGCAATGTGAAGCCCGCTGCATGCTTGCTGACAAACTGAATAAGGAGGCAGTTGCCATTGGTTATCTTGAACGATTTGTTGCCGATTACGCCCGTGAATCGGAAAATGTAAGTCAACCATTAAAAGCTGAATCCAACGGAATAAAGGTGGCAGTAATTGGTTCCGGTCCCGCGGGCCTGGCTGCAGCAGGCGACCTTGCAAAAATGGGTTATGAGGTCACTGTTTTCGAAGCCCTACATGAGTTTGGCGGAGTGCTTAAATACGGAATTCCGGAGTTCCGCCTGCCAAACACAATTATCGACAAGGAAATTGAAACCCTTAAATTAATGGGGGTTACCTTCATGAAAAATATTATTGCCGGAAGAACAATTTCTTTTGATGATCTGAAAAATGATGGCTTCCGGGCTTTCTTTATAGGCAGTGGAGCCGGATTGCCTAATTTCATGAATATTCCGGGTGAAAATTTTAACGGCGTTCTTTCTTCGAATGAATATCTTACACGGGTGAATCTTATGGGAGCTGCCCGTAAAGGATTTGATACTCCTGTGTTCATGGGTAAAAAAGTAGCGGTCATCGGCGGCGGTAATACAGCTATGGATTCAGTTCGCACGGCAAAACGACTGGGGGCTGAAAAAGCGATGATCATTTACCGCAGGTCGTTTAACGAGATGCCAGCCCGTAAAGAAGAAATCAGGCATGCCATCGAAGAAGGCATTGAGTTTTTGAATCTCCACACGCCTGTTGAATATTTTGCAGATGAAACCGGTCATGTCAATCGGATAAAATTGCAGCGAATGGACCTTTCCGAGCCGGATGAATCCGGCCGTAGAAAGCCGGTACCTGTTCCGGGATCAGAGTATGAAATCGAAGCCGATATGGTCATAGTCAGTGTGGGTGTATCACCCAATCCCCTTATTCCTCAGAGTTTGCCTTCTTTAAAAGTCAGTCGCCACGGAACTATCCTGGTTGATGACAGCCATATGCTTTCAAGTATTGATGGAATGTACGCTGGCGGCGACATTGTGCGCGGCGGAGCAACGGTTATTCTTGCAATGGGTGACGGAAGACGCGCTGCACAAGGCATTCATGAATATCTTTCGGGAAAATCATGA